Proteins encoded in a region of the Vicia villosa cultivar HV-30 ecotype Madison, WI linkage group LG5, Vvil1.0, whole genome shotgun sequence genome:
- the LOC131607408 gene encoding transcription factor MYB3-like — protein sequence MRKPSCDINKNKGTWSQEEDQKLIDYVNKHGDVCWSTLPQAAGLLRCGKSCRLRWMNYLRPDLKRGNFAEDEEDLIIKLHALLGNRWSLIAGRLPGRTDNEVKNYWNSHIRKKLISKGMDQNNHGLNHKMISPLQNSFMSNSSESFGLKEISKTSKTQVENYGEISNASSGEDIESYALLDINLELSL from the exons ATGAGGAAACCTAGCTGTGACATCAACAAGAACAAAGGAACTTGGTCCCAAGAAGAAGACCAGAAACTCATTGATTATGTTAACAAACACGGTGACGTTTGTTGGAGTACACTGCCTCAAGCTGCAG GTTTACTTCGGTGCGGTAAGAGTTGTAGATTGAGATGGATGAACTATCTAAGGCCAGACCTTAAAAGAGGTAACTTtgctgaagatgaagaagatcttATCATCAAGCTTCATGCACTTTTAGGCAACAG GTGGTCACTAATTGCTGGGAGATTGCCCGGACGCACTGATAATGAAGTGAAGAATTATTGGAATTCTCATATAAGAAAAAAGTTGATTAGCAAGGGTATGGATCAAAATAATCATGGTTTAAACCATAAAATGATCTCTCCCCTTCAAAACTCATTCATGTCTAATAGTTCAGAATCTTTTGGATTGAAAGAGATTAGCAAGACGAGTAAAACTCAAGTTGAGAATTATGGCGAAATCTCAAATGCTTCAAGTGGTGAAGATATTGAATCATATGCCCTATTGGATATAAACCTTGAGCTTTCTCTATGA
- the LOC131605485 gene encoding prohibitin-2, mitochondrial-like, protein MGLKVLGLIVCETKQERLLGASCNDNHLSPGSVLEASFSSSSLDESSGCGFHPDSVSFSYSQPEKMEHDGELLDYVVSFNKGSISKILIDIVNQISMAVSREIRKILTERTANFNIALDDVSITTLTFGKEFTAAIEAKQVAAQEAERAKFVVEKAEQDKRSAVIRAQGEAKSAQLIGQAISNNPAFITLRKIEAAREIAHTISNAANKVFLNSDDLLLNLQELNFSPGKN, encoded by the exons ATGGGTTTGAAAGTTTTAGGTTTAATAG TGTGTGAAACCAAACAAGAAAGATTGTTAGGAGCCTCTTGCAATGATAATCATCTCAGTCCCGGATCTGTTTTAGAAGCTTCATTTTCTTCTAGTAGTCTCGACGAAAGCTCAG GATGTGGTTTTCACCCTGATTCTGTGAGTTTCTCGTATAGCCAGCCAGAAAAAATGGAACATGACGGCGAACTTTTAGATTATGTAGTGTCTTTTAATAAAGGAAGTATAAGTAAGATACTAATTGATATTGTCAACCAAATTTCTATG GCTGTTAGCCGTGAAATCCGAAAGATCCTGACTGAGAGGACAGCCAACTTTAATATTGCTCTTGATGATGTGTCAATTACTACTCTGACCTTTGGCAAGGAGTTTACTGCTGCAATTGAAGCCAAGCAGGTGGCTGCACAAGAAGCTGAGAGGGCGAAATTTGTTGTGGAAAAAGCTGAGCAAGACAAAAGAAGTGCTGTAATCAGAGCACAG GGTGAGGCTAAAAGTGCCCAACTGATTGGACAAGCCATTTCCAACAATCCAGCTTTCATCACACTCAGGAAGATTGAAGCTGCAAGAGAGATTGCACATACTATATCAAACGCAGCAAACAAGGTTTTCCTGAATTCAGATGATCTTTTGCTGAATCTTCAGGAGCTGAATTTTTCGCCTGGCAAAAACTGA